One segment of Thermococcus sp. AM4 DNA contains the following:
- a CDS encoding beta-galactosidase: protein MGKVGFNDRVYLLDGRPFQVKGGTLQFFRVPRESWRERLERMRRHGLNTVDTYVAWNWHEPAEGTLDFTGETHPQRDLVGFLELAEEVGLKVIIRPGPYICGEWRNGGIPDWLIRKHPEILAKGPKGPLPGDIYYPPITYLHPTYLEAVSKWYEAVLPIIKDYLHTNGGPIISVSIDDEPSYWETIFQPFLTDYNEIITRPGGLWEEWLRSNHTIEELGERYRGEFSDYSEIRPPESFEEPLTKILDWHRFKLWMINEYVKYLYGIMERYIDVPVSILDPYLLQLAWRHFFRYIKEKNLRIHVWTEFWYSFYRSFDFKEDRLGHLYFKTGVYRYHLRKTGTPPLSIETQVSLAHTIEPDEAELLYALLPPLGIPNINYYLYVGGENPKGYESHNGITWDVYSPIGLDGKEREHVEAVRYVSASSSAPGLREAKLKPKVAVGAYEPYEALSLWGYEGLKESTDLNEYLLGERGLLTLLAMSNTPFDVVDLEDATLEELLNYRQLWVYSLDFMGREVQEKLAAFVSKGGNLVVMPTLPEYDENLRPCTHLSDFLGVSVEGGKARRNPRLVQFSSVSADGIDRMLVRNVVREVRGGEPIAFMDGKPVGAMVRKGSGSAIVLGFRLQYYVSHHDLHRKFVWKLKELQGVKEDFSTTHPDMIVLPMEGDGYAYVVVSNPRGHRIGGRVRYRGIELPELLGEIEMRKRGVLFLPVNVKAGNTVVHHATASLVGVEGDVLRFRNHLSNLSEVSITASAVKVIGGTIVDEAEKGDRVTLVIKHENDTFELEVL from the coding sequence ATGGGGAAGGTTGGCTTCAACGATAGGGTTTACCTGCTCGACGGAAGGCCCTTCCAGGTGAAGGGGGGAACGCTCCAGTTCTTCCGCGTCCCGAGGGAGAGCTGGAGGGAGAGGCTGGAGAGGATGAGGAGGCACGGGCTCAACACGGTAGACACTTACGTCGCCTGGAACTGGCACGAGCCCGCCGAGGGAACGCTCGACTTCACCGGGGAGACGCACCCCCAGAGGGATCTGGTGGGCTTCCTTGAGCTTGCTGAGGAAGTTGGCCTGAAGGTCATAATAAGGCCGGGCCCCTACATCTGCGGCGAATGGAGAAACGGCGGGATACCCGACTGGCTGATCAGAAAACACCCCGAGATCCTTGCAAAGGGCCCGAAAGGACCACTGCCCGGGGACATCTACTACCCACCGATTACCTACCTCCACCCCACCTACCTCGAGGCCGTCTCGAAGTGGTACGAGGCCGTTCTCCCGATAATCAAAGACTACCTCCACACAAACGGCGGGCCGATAATAAGCGTCTCCATAGACGACGAGCCGTCCTACTGGGAGACCATCTTCCAGCCCTTCCTCACCGACTACAACGAGATCATCACCCGTCCGGGTGGTCTGTGGGAAGAATGGCTTCGCTCCAACCACACCATCGAGGAACTGGGGGAGAGATACCGGGGCGAGTTCAGCGATTACTCCGAGATCCGGCCGCCGGAAAGCTTTGAGGAGCCCCTGACGAAGATCCTCGACTGGCACCGCTTCAAGCTCTGGATGATCAACGAGTACGTGAAATACCTCTACGGCATCATGGAGCGCTACATCGACGTGCCGGTGAGCATACTCGACCCCTATCTGCTCCAGCTCGCGTGGAGGCACTTCTTCAGGTACATCAAGGAGAAAAACCTCCGGATCCACGTCTGGACCGAGTTCTGGTATTCATTCTACCGCTCCTTCGACTTCAAGGAGGACAGGCTCGGCCACCTCTACTTCAAGACCGGGGTCTACCGCTACCACCTCCGCAAAACGGGAACACCGCCGCTGAGCATAGAGACGCAGGTTTCCCTGGCCCACACCATAGAACCGGACGAGGCGGAGCTCCTCTACGCCCTCCTGCCACCCCTCGGAATACCGAACATCAACTACTACCTCTACGTCGGCGGTGAAAATCCAAAAGGCTACGAATCCCACAACGGCATAACCTGGGACGTCTACTCCCCGATCGGCCTTGATGGAAAGGAAAGGGAGCACGTTGAGGCTGTCAGATACGTTTCCGCAAGCTCATCCGCCCCGGGCCTCAGGGAGGCAAAGCTGAAGCCGAAGGTAGCGGTCGGGGCCTATGAACCCTACGAAGCCCTCAGCCTGTGGGGCTACGAGGGCCTGAAGGAGAGCACCGACCTCAACGAGTACCTCCTCGGCGAGCGCGGCCTCTTAACCCTTCTCGCGATGAGCAACACCCCCTTCGACGTCGTTGACCTCGAAGACGCAACTCTAGAGGAGCTCCTGAACTACCGCCAGCTCTGGGTCTACTCCCTCGACTTCATGGGCAGGGAGGTGCAGGAGAAGCTCGCGGCCTTCGTTTCAAAGGGGGGTAACCTCGTCGTAATGCCGACCCTCCCGGAGTACGACGAAAACCTCAGGCCATGCACGCACCTCTCCGACTTCCTCGGCGTGAGCGTTGAAGGCGGAAAAGCCAGGAGGAACCCGAGGCTCGTGCAGTTCTCCAGCGTTTCAGCGGACGGAATAGACAGAATGCTGGTCAGGAACGTCGTCCGGGAGGTTCGGGGGGGAGAGCCGATCGCCTTCATGGACGGAAAGCCGGTCGGCGCTATGGTGAGGAAGGGCTCCGGAAGCGCCATAGTTCTCGGCTTCAGACTGCAGTACTACGTGAGCCACCACGACCTCCACAGAAAGTTCGTGTGGAAGCTGAAGGAATTGCAGGGCGTAAAGGAGGACTTCTCCACCACACATCCGGACATGATAGTCCTGCCGATGGAAGGCGACGGATACGCGTACGTAGTCGTCTCAAATCCCAGGGGACACAGAATCGGGGGAAGGGTAAGGTACCGCGGCATTGAGCTCCCCGAACTGCTGGGGGAGATTGAAATGAGGAAGCGCGGCGTTCTATTCCTCCCCGTCAACGTGAAAGCAGGAAATACGGTGGTACACCACGCTACGGCGAGTTTAGTCGGGGTCGAGGGGGACGTGCTACGCTTCAGGAACCACCTCTCAAACCTCAGCGAGGTCTCGATAACGGCGAGTGCGGTGAAGGTCATCGGGGGGACGATAGTGGACGAAGCCGAGAAAGGGGACAGGGTAACGCTTGTCATCAAACACGAAAATGACACATTCGAGCTCGAAGTGCTCTAA
- a CDS encoding SIS domain-containing protein produces MHATIREIRKLPEGIMKAQRAFEDFIADHEFRLPGEIVYTGCGSSHFLAKPLAMATTHLGGRGVALPCSELFYAREWYSIGEPELLVSISRSGETTEAIKALEALNVPKLAITAYESTLSRKADYALIVPVHEESVVMTHSFPAFYFAYLQLLLHSRGRETFEAGALSSLAGEVLESEEKVKGIVEEFDFRNVIFLGSGILYPIALEGMLKMKEMAVFWSEAYPTFEVRHGFKSIADDGTLVVLLVGEPFDWHEKLTREFQGQGARVLTVGRRDTGADYFVRVPAGEELLAPVLYLPVLQLLAYHKAVSRGMDPDRPRFLSKVVKW; encoded by the coding sequence ATGCACGCGACGATCAGGGAGATTCGGAAGCTGCCCGAGGGGATAATGAAAGCCCAGAGGGCCTTTGAGGACTTCATAGCAGATCACGAGTTTCGGTTACCGGGGGAGATAGTTTACACCGGCTGTGGAAGCTCACACTTTTTGGCAAAGCCGCTGGCCATGGCAACCACCCACCTCGGGGGCAGGGGAGTGGCCCTCCCCTGCTCCGAACTCTTCTATGCGAGGGAATGGTACAGCATAGGGGAGCCCGAGCTTTTGGTGTCGATATCCCGCTCGGGGGAGACGACCGAGGCCATAAAGGCCCTTGAGGCCCTGAACGTGCCGAAGTTAGCCATCACGGCCTACGAGAGCACTCTCTCAAGGAAGGCGGACTACGCGCTCATCGTTCCAGTCCACGAGGAGAGCGTGGTCATGACCCACTCGTTTCCGGCTTTTTACTTCGCCTACCTCCAGCTGCTCCTCCACTCCCGCGGGAGGGAAACCTTCGAGGCAGGGGCACTCTCGTCGCTCGCGGGGGAGGTGCTCGAGAGCGAGGAGAAGGTGAAGGGCATAGTCGAGGAGTTCGACTTCAGGAACGTCATCTTTCTCGGCTCTGGGATACTGTACCCGATAGCCCTCGAGGGAATGCTCAAGATGAAGGAGATGGCCGTCTTCTGGAGCGAGGCCTATCCAACGTTCGAGGTGAGGCACGGCTTCAAGTCGATAGCCGACGACGGAACGCTCGTCGTTCTCCTCGTTGGGGAACCGTTTGACTGGCACGAGAAGCTTACGAGGGAGTTCCAGGGTCAGGGTGCGAGGGTTCTAACAGTCGGGAGGCGCGACACGGGGGCGGACTACTTCGTAAGGGTTCCCGCGGGGGAGGAACTCCTCGCCCCCGTCCTGTACCTGCCCGTGCTCCAGCTCTTGGCGTACCACAAGGCCGTGTCCCGGGGCATGGACCCCGACCGGCCGAGGTTTTTGAGCAAGGTCGTTAAGTGGTGA
- a CDS encoding ABC transporter ATP-binding protein — translation MSELLRVEHLTKIFTSGLIGGFEIRAVDDVSFTMKKGEIVSLVGESGSGKTTIGKLILRLIQPTSGRILFEGKDVLKFGKKELRRDYYRQVQAVFQDPFASFNPLHPVDRAFDLVFNSYFPDVGRSEREEMIDEALTQVGLNPEEVRGKFPHQLSGGQLQRILIARALLLKPKLLIADEAVSMLDASTRIDVLNLLGDFRDKYGTSVLFVTHDLALGYYISDTTIIMYRGTIVEMGDTEKVFHNPLHPYTQMLLESVPDLNVKWEFKGIEPEKEEGAVYSIQGCRYAPRCSKAREICFRSRPELRKVEKNHWVACHLYGGG, via the coding sequence ATGAGCGAACTTCTCAGGGTCGAGCACCTCACGAAAATCTTCACTTCGGGCCTCATTGGGGGCTTTGAGATTCGCGCGGTGGACGACGTCAGCTTCACTATGAAGAAGGGCGAGATTGTTTCCCTCGTCGGCGAGAGCGGGAGTGGTAAGACGACGATTGGAAAGCTCATCCTCCGCTTGATTCAGCCGACGAGCGGAAGGATTCTCTTTGAAGGCAAAGACGTTCTGAAGTTCGGCAAGAAAGAGTTGAGGCGGGATTATTATCGCCAGGTTCAGGCTGTCTTCCAGGACCCCTTCGCCAGCTTCAACCCCCTCCACCCAGTAGACAGAGCGTTCGACCTCGTCTTCAACTCATACTTTCCGGACGTCGGCAGGAGCGAGCGGGAGGAGATGATCGATGAGGCCCTGACCCAGGTGGGCCTCAACCCGGAGGAGGTTCGCGGAAAGTTCCCGCACCAGCTCAGCGGCGGCCAGCTCCAGAGAATCCTCATAGCGAGGGCCTTACTGCTGAAGCCGAAGCTCCTCATAGCTGACGAGGCCGTTTCGATGCTCGACGCATCAACGAGGATTGATGTTCTAAACCTTCTCGGCGACTTCAGGGACAAGTACGGAACGTCCGTTCTCTTCGTGACGCATGACTTGGCGCTCGGCTACTACATCAGCGACACGACGATTATCATGTACCGTGGGACGATTGTGGAGATGGGCGACACCGAGAAGGTCTTCCACAACCCGCTCCACCCCTACACCCAGATGCTCCTTGAGAGTGTGCCGGATTTGAATGTGAAGTGGGAGTTCAAGGGGATCGAGCCGGAGAAGGAGGAGGGGGCGGTTTACTCTATTCAGGGTTGCCGTTACGCGCCGAGGTGTTCTAAGGCTCGGGAAATTTGCTTTAGAAGCCGTCCCGAGCTCCGCAAAGTCGAGAAAAACCACTGGGTTGCCTGTCATCTTTACGGGGGTGGTTGA